In the Salvia miltiorrhiza cultivar Shanhuang (shh) chromosome 8, IMPLAD_Smil_shh, whole genome shotgun sequence genome, CTAGATATGGTGCCATGAAGGAGGCTGTAGCCCTCTTCAACTCCTCCCAACGCACCGTCACTCGACTTTGGGCGGCTGCcaagaaacaaaaggaaaaaggtGATGAAATATTTTTAGCAAGCCACAAACCAGGTGctgcaagaaggaaaagtgtTAGCGTCGATATAGAGCTAATTCAAAGTCTAGAGCtacacaaaagatcaacaattAGACGACTTGCAGTGGGgataaatcaaagcaaaagCACAGTTTGGAGGTGGGTAAACAAGGGGCTGATCAGAGCTCATTCAAATGCTATTAAGCCGGATCTCACAGCCCCAAATAAGTTGATGCGACTGCGTTTTTCATTAGAGGCATTGGAATTTGATCGCATTATGTTGGCATTGAAGTTTAAGGCTATGGACAACACCATTCACATAGATGAAAAGTGGTTCTACATCACAAATGCAGCACATAGATTCTACCTAACACAGGCTGAAGGAGATCCTCACCGAACATGCAAGAGCAAGACTTTCATAAAAAAGGTAATGTTTGTGTGTAGTGGTGGTAAACCGGTGTCGGTTTTTCGGTTAAAACCGTAACCGAATCGaaaaaaccggttatcggttaaccgataaccggtttttcCCAGTTcagttcggttatcggttagcaCTTTCCCagtaaaccggttaatcggtttaaccggtcggttaaccggttaaaccgattaaccggtttttttttaaattaatatatttagggtttagaactTTAGGCAGTCAGCGTGCGGTTTCCTTCCCAGTTTCCACTTTTCGAACCCTTCCCACTTCCCAGCGTGCAGCCCAGCCGCCTCCTATCCCCACCTTCGGCCTTCCTGTTTCCACCCGCAGCCAGCCTCCTCCACGGTTCCCTCCGGCCTCCCATCCCCGCCTCCCACCGGCACCGGTGCCTTCTCCGCCTGGACCCCTGGTTCCTCCctccggcagcagcagcagtaggCAGCAGCAGGCAGCACCGGTCGTCCCTTGCACCGGCACCTTCTCCGCCTGCAGCACCGGTCATCCCTTGCACCGGCGCCTTCTCCGCCTGGTTCCTTCctccggcagcagcagcagcaggcagCACCGGGCGTCCCTTGCACCGGCGCCTTCTCCACCTGGTTCCTCCCTCCGACAGCAGGCAGCATCGGGCGTCCCTTGCACCGGCGCCTTCTCCGCCTGGTTTCTCCCTCCGGCAGCAGCAGGCAGCAGCAGCACTTTGCCGGCGTCGCTCAGTTCGCCAGGCTCGCCAAATTGAGAACCAGTGCATTAATCGGTTTTcgaccggttaaccgattaaccggtccggttaaccgaaccggttaatcggttaaccggttcggttttcggttagaGGAATTCCTATAAACTGGTTCCGGTTAATCGgtaaatcggttcggttataaccgaaccgaccggtttaccagccctattTGTGTGTGCCGTATGTAGGCCAATATTTTCAGATTCGGGTGAATGCCTATTTGATGGGAAGATTGGAATCTTCCCATTAATAGAACAAGTTCCTGCCAAGAGAAACAACAAAAACAGACCAGTGGGCACTATGGAAACAAAGCCTATACAGTCCGTGACCAAAGAGGTGATGAAAGGGTGCTTCATAAACCAGGTATGCAAACGACTTCAAATATGTGGACAATGTGGAAGTGCAATGTATCTTTTTGTTAAATGAAATTGAGACTGCTCTTTCAttcttttgtttttaaaaaCAGCTTCTACCAGCCATATTTGCGAAGTGGCCAAGATTTGCAAGTAAATTGATCTACATTCAGCAAGATAATGCGAAACCCTATATTCTGGACTCGGATCCTGATTTTAGAGCTGCTGCCACAGCTCATGGATTCGACATAAGAATAGTTCAACAGCCACCAAACAGTCCGGACACAAATTTGAACGACTTGGGATGGTTTAGAGCTATTCAAAGCATACAAACTGAACATGCGTGTTACAATTGTGATGATCTTGTGAAGGCAGTTGAAAATTCTTATGCACAATTGTCTCCTCAAACATTAAACAAGGTGTTTCTAAGTTTGCAATCATGTATGGTGGAGATAATGAAGCAGAAAGGGCATAATGCATACAAAATCCCACACATGGGGAAAGATGCATTAATGAGAGCAAATCAGCTGCCAAGAGATTTGGAAGTGTCAATGCATTTGGTGGAAGAGTGTCGTAACTAACTTGAAAGAAAATGCACCTATGCATTTGGTGCAAGAGCTTCTTGACAAGTTGGGATATCCCTTTCCACAGCAAGGGCTTCTAAATGACTTCCTACAACTAGGAATTTAGGAAAAGTAGGTTTATTTTGTTAAAAACAGATGCCATTGATCAGTGGTCTGTTTTAGTTTGAAAGTCATTGACTACATTTTGTAAGGAAAAGGCTTTGAGTATTTGGATTGAATGAAAACCATGAATGCAGCCTATTTTGAATGAAAACCATGAATGCAACCTATTTTGAATGAAAACCATGAATGCAGCCTATTGTTAATTATCAACACTAGATACAACATCACAAATGAAGGCATCGGGCGGCCccaaacaatcacacaccagaTACAACATCATAAATGAAGGCACCAGGCGGCCCCAAACCATCACACACCAGATACAACATCATAAATGAAGGCACCAGGCGGCCCCAAACCATCACACACCAGATACAACTTCATAAATGATGGCACCAGGCAGCCGTAAACATATGCAATCAAAATCCTAACCTCTTGTTTCAAAGAAATTCTCAGAAATTAGGCATATCTATTTTTCATCACAGAATTCTCACATAGCATTCATCATTTCAGCACAATATATACCATCAACAAACAATGCATGCTTAAGCCCCACTGCAAGCACATTAAAAATCAGATAACAAACCACAAAAGGAAACTTCTCACCGAATACGGAAACATTTGCTTCAATATCTGGAATCTTGAaagtttcttcttcttcacaggATGTTCCTTCATCACAGGCTTCTCTGTCATCACAGGCTGCTCTATCGGAACAGGCTGCATCTCTGTCTCCGGGACTTGCATCCAGCCACCGGAGTCCGCATCATCTAGCAAATCTGCTGGGCTAAACGGTCCAAGGGACCACGGTGACAAAGTGACAACCGCAATCAAACCAGAGAAATGGTCATAGGTCTCCGTCGACTCCGACGGAGAATGATAGGTCACCCGAGGCGGCGAAGAATCTGGAGAGGCGGCGATAACTTCGCCTGCGATTGGGCAGCCATGGATCTGATGCTTTTTTGTAAGAAAAGCCGGATCGAACACCAATCTCCGCCTCATCGACGGAGACTTCGACGGTGGGATGTGCTTGCGGCAACAGGACGCCGTTCGGAGAGGCGACGAGCTCCGGTGAAGCCGGCGAGTCAACGGAGGCGGCAGGGCGAAAGGAGGAGCCCTTGCTACACAATCTCCGCCGAAACAACGGAGAATCGACGGAGGGAGGTGCGGCCAACAGGACGCCGCTCAGAGAGGCGACGGGCTCCGGCGACGCCTGCTCGTCAGACCAAAACGTGTGTTTCTTCATCGCAGCGTATGAAACGGGCCGAAAAGGACGGACACAGGCAATTAATCGGGGAACCAAGGGAGAAACCCCTAGATTCAGAGGGGTAATCGTCGTTCAATCGGCGATTCGACGGTGAGAGAGAGCCGAAGTGTGGCAGCTAAGGTTGGaccgatgagagagagagagagagagagagagagagagagagagagagagagacgaaggGTTGCGGCTAGGTTGAAAAGAAATTATGCCAAAAAATAGTTTGAGTAGGGTATAATTAGGGTTTATTTAGTGAGTTAATTAAGGTctttaattaagtctaatttttccttattttggaaagtggccaacaataatgggacagaccaaaaaggaaatgtggccaacaa is a window encoding:
- the LOC130998516 gene encoding uncharacterized protein LOC130998516, producing the protein MVIKDLSTKDRNKIVQFLLANLKNGKPRYGAMKEAVALFNSSQRTVTRLWAAAKKQKEKGDEIFLASHKPGAARRKSVSVDIELIQSLELHKRSTIRRLAVGINQSKSTVWRWVNKGLIRAHSNAIKPDLTAPNKLMRLRFSLEALEFDRIMLALKFKAMDNTIHIDEKWFYITNAAHRFYLTQAEGDPHRTCKSKTFIKKVMFVCSGGKPVSVFRLKP